One segment of Panulirus ornatus isolate Po-2019 chromosome 35, ASM3632096v1, whole genome shotgun sequence DNA contains the following:
- the LOC139760181 gene encoding uncharacterized protein, translated as MEAMVQVHEYFYIQDKVVRTTTDNGSNFVKAFTHYGSQVDVLPDLDDVGRLPEAGSHNEEETDEGDNAINIVTLSELHREEHVHPSLLVHMRSAAHTFNLLASVDLGKGLLKQTSSAITAFNALNKVAHGKAQALFNAQWRSPEIGNAIKKALGRRLVVPGKTRWNTLCDSIIVLIILATKKVELNMFLNHMENLT; from the coding sequence ATGGAGGCCATGGTCCAGGTCCATGAGTACTTCTACATTCAGGACAAGGTAGTCAGGACAACCACTGACAATGGGTCAAACTTTGTAAAGGCTTTCACCCATTATGGCAGTCAGGTGGATGTGTTGCCTGACCTCGACGATGTTGGCAGACTGCCTGAGGCCGGCTCACATAATGAGGAAGAGACAGATGAGGGTGACAACGCCATCAACATTGTAACCCTCAGTGAACTCCATCGTGAGGAACACGTGCATCCCAGTCTACTAGTCCACATGAGGAGTGCGGCTCACACCTTCAATCTGTTGGCCTCCGTGGACTTGGGCAAGGGCCTCCTCAAGCAAACGAGCTCTGCTATCACTGCCTTCAATGCCCTCAACAAGGTGGCCCACGGCAAGGCTCAGGCACTCTTCAATGCTCAGTGGAGGAGCCCTGAGATTGGCAACGCCATCAAGAAGGCACTGGGCAGGAGGCTGGTGGTCCCTGGGAAGACAAGATGGAACACCTTGTGCGATTCAATCATCGTCctcatcatcctggccaccaaGAAGGTTGAGCTCAACATGTTCCTTAACCACATggagaacctaacctaa